The following are from one region of the Rhizobium sullae genome:
- a CDS encoding amino acid ABC transporter substrate-binding protein gives MPSIKSTSRRTFGLAIAGVAFALATAGVSHAQDVRTIKIATAAESKPLSWGAIGVEPQGYEPDVLKAINAKLPQYKFEMEGAADIAQETGLVTGKYDIATGGYYRAPAREKQFLIPESPIGASLIKIYSRKDSGINEMKDLVGKKIVPVTAGGGIYKFATAWQEQNPDYKIEITASSAGIPYPDRLKEVQNGKYDALVLPSNLGEQTVIDQQKLDIKASEPVAINNTFVLIHRSEENKALSEGIDQALKELKADGTLAKLSQKWFGEDITTYMK, from the coding sequence ATGCCTTCTATTAAGTCAACTTCCCGCCGTACTTTCGGTCTCGCCATAGCCGGCGTCGCATTCGCTCTCGCAACGGCTGGCGTATCCCATGCCCAGGACGTGCGCACCATCAAGATCGCGACGGCAGCCGAATCCAAGCCGCTGTCCTGGGGTGCGATCGGCGTCGAGCCTCAGGGCTACGAGCCCGACGTCCTGAAAGCCATTAACGCGAAGCTGCCCCAGTACAAGTTCGAGATGGAAGGCGCCGCCGACATCGCTCAGGAGACGGGCCTCGTCACTGGCAAGTACGACATCGCGACCGGCGGCTACTACCGTGCGCCCGCTCGCGAAAAGCAGTTTCTTATTCCGGAGAGCCCGATTGGCGCCAGCCTGATCAAGATCTATAGCCGCAAAGACAGCGGCATCAACGAGATGAAGGATCTCGTCGGCAAGAAAATCGTGCCCGTCACTGCCGGCGGCGGCATCTACAAGTTCGCCACGGCGTGGCAGGAACAGAACCCCGACTATAAGATCGAGATCACCGCTTCCAGCGCCGGCATTCCATATCCGGATCGCCTGAAGGAGGTCCAGAACGGCAAGTACGACGCGCTGGTTCTGCCGTCCAACCTCGGCGAGCAGACGGTCATCGACCAGCAGAAGCTCGACATCAAGGCGAGCGAGCCCGTCGCTATCAACAACACCTTCGTCTTGATCCACCGCTCCGAGGAGAACAAGGCCCTCTCCGAAGGCATCGACCAGGCGCTGAAGGAACTCAAGGCCGACGGCACGCTCGCCAAGCTCTCGCAGAAATGGTTCGGCGAGGACATCACCACGTACATGAAGTAA
- a CDS encoding amino acid ABC transporter permease translates to MFDSEVLLPDLWDILGAVPVTLAMALAIFVLSTIVGSLFAMVEYRRVSVLRELVVAYKVAFKGVPMVIVIFLAYYGLPPALQFLASLIGIEFNGHATPNWVTLIVALTTCVAAFQAEVVKGALNSFDTGQADAAYSLGYKRSQLFRRVMLPQVIVAAIPDLANSFMVIMKALSLGFAIEVVDIFAQSQLTAALNFYYLEAFLIAVVVYMVIAYIVTHGADRVEAALRART, encoded by the coding sequence ATGTTCGATTCCGAAGTTCTTCTACCCGATCTCTGGGACATCCTTGGCGCGGTTCCCGTGACGCTCGCCATGGCGCTTGCGATCTTCGTCCTCTCGACGATCGTAGGCAGCCTGTTTGCGATGGTCGAGTATCGGCGGGTATCAGTGCTGCGGGAGCTCGTCGTTGCCTACAAGGTCGCCTTCAAGGGCGTCCCGATGGTGATCGTGATCTTCCTCGCCTACTACGGTCTTCCACCGGCCCTCCAGTTCCTGGCCTCGTTGATCGGGATCGAGTTCAACGGTCACGCGACGCCGAACTGGGTCACGCTCATCGTCGCATTGACCACCTGCGTCGCGGCTTTCCAGGCGGAAGTCGTGAAAGGCGCTCTGAACTCCTTTGACACCGGTCAGGCGGACGCGGCCTACTCGTTGGGCTACAAACGCAGCCAATTGTTCCGCCGGGTCATGCTTCCCCAGGTGATCGTAGCGGCAATCCCGGACCTCGCCAACTCGTTCATGGTGATCATGAAGGCGCTCTCTCTTGGGTTTGCCATCGAGGTTGTCGATATCTTTGCGCAGTCGCAACTGACCGCCGCGCTGAATTTTTACTACCTCGAAGCCTTCTTGATCGCGGTCGTCGTCTACATGGTGATCGCCTATATCGTCACGCATGGCGCCGACCGGGTGGAAGCGGCCCTTAGGGCGCGGACCTAG
- a CDS encoding HupE/UreJ family protein: MKQSSPGGRSRAFVPGSPVVQSLLVLLSVLALAGTAAAHAVAEGDKGYIQEITGINLIPFVYLGAKHMVTGYDHLLFLFGVIFFLYRLKHIGIYVSLFAVGHSTTMLLGVYYGWNVSSYLIDAIIGLSVVYKALDNLGAFQRWFGVQPNTKAATLIFGFFHGLGLATKILEYEIAEDGLLPNLLAFNVGVEIGQLVALTIILIVMSYWRKTSSFMRHAYTVNVLMMTAGFVLIGYQLTGYFVA, from the coding sequence ATGAAGCAATCCTCTCCCGGAGGCCGAAGCCGCGCGTTTGTGCCCGGCTCCCCCGTTGTTCAATCCTTGCTCGTCCTGCTGTCAGTCCTTGCGCTGGCGGGCACTGCGGCAGCCCACGCAGTCGCGGAAGGCGACAAGGGCTACATCCAGGAGATCACGGGCATCAATCTGATCCCGTTCGTCTACCTGGGCGCAAAGCACATGGTGACCGGATACGATCACCTGCTGTTTCTGTTCGGCGTGATCTTCTTCCTCTACAGGCTGAAGCACATCGGCATCTATGTCAGCCTCTTCGCCGTCGGCCATTCGACGACGATGCTGCTCGGCGTCTATTATGGCTGGAACGTCAGCTCCTATCTGATCGACGCGATCATCGGCCTGTCGGTCGTCTACAAGGCGCTCGACAATCTCGGGGCGTTCCAGCGGTGGTTCGGCGTCCAGCCGAACACCAAGGCCGCGACCCTCATCTTCGGCTTCTTCCACGGTCTCGGGCTGGCGACCAAGATCCTCGAATACGAGATCGCCGAGGACGGGCTTCTCCCGAACCTCCTCGCCTTCAACGTCGGGGTCGAGATCGGCCAGCTCGTCGCGCTGACGATCATTCTCATCGTCATGAGCTACTGGCGCAAGACCAGCAGCTTCATGCGCCACGCCTACACGGTCAACGTCCTCATGATGACCGCCGGCTTCGTCCTGATCGGATATCAGCTCACCGGCTACTTCGTCGCATAA
- a CDS encoding metal/formaldehyde-sensitive transcriptional repressor, whose translation MSHTIREKTKLINRTRRIRGQIEAVERMLEDEKSCAELLQVIAGVRGAINGLMSEIIEDHILLHVADADLAQNDRNEGAAELIDVMRAYLK comes from the coding sequence ATGTCGCACACCATCCGAGAGAAGACTAAGCTGATCAACAGAACCCGGCGCATCCGCGGCCAGATCGAAGCCGTGGAGAGGATGCTGGAGGACGAGAAGAGCTGTGCGGAACTGCTGCAGGTGATTGCCGGCGTCCGTGGGGCGATCAACGGCCTGATGTCCGAGATTATCGAAGACCACATCCTTTTACACGTCGCCGACGCCGATTTGGCCCAGAACGACCGCAACGAGGGGGCGGCCGAACTGATCGACGTCATGCGCGCCTATCTGAAATAG
- a CDS encoding alpha/beta fold hydrolase — MTEEKTFRFVHDGIAIDVSVDEAGAGTSVLLLPALSSISTSGEMAGLAQHLSQDFHVHSVDWPGFGTEARPRVEWTPDTLSAFFATILDEFRPQAVVAAGHAASYALYHLARCNEALQELVIIAPTWRGPLPTMMNGQRTWFARIRAAVDNPLIGPMLYAANVSQFVVRRMAREHVYSDPAWLSNERLQAKMAVTRGRGARHSSVRFVTGALDRFTDRASFLDAASKVASPILMIFGAETPRKSRSEMEVLAELPNVRAERLQFGKLSVHEEFPDSVASVIARFLAPAPSV; from the coding sequence ATGACCGAAGAAAAGACGTTCCGCTTCGTCCATGACGGTATTGCCATCGATGTGTCCGTGGATGAGGCAGGTGCCGGTACTTCGGTGCTGCTGCTTCCAGCATTGAGCTCGATCTCGACCAGCGGAGAGATGGCCGGACTTGCCCAGCATCTGTCGCAGGACTTCCATGTTCATTCGGTGGACTGGCCTGGCTTCGGAACGGAAGCTCGACCTCGCGTGGAATGGACGCCGGACACACTCTCCGCTTTCTTTGCCACGATCCTGGACGAGTTTCGTCCACAAGCGGTGGTCGCGGCCGGACATGCGGCGAGCTACGCGCTCTACCACCTGGCCCGTTGCAACGAGGCATTGCAGGAACTCGTTATTATCGCACCGACCTGGAGGGGGCCGCTGCCGACGATGATGAACGGGCAGAGAACCTGGTTCGCACGGATCAGGGCCGCCGTCGACAATCCCCTGATAGGCCCCATGCTCTATGCCGCGAATGTCAGCCAGTTCGTCGTCAGGAGGATGGCGCGGGAACATGTCTACAGCGATCCAGCGTGGCTCTCGAATGAGAGGCTTCAAGCTAAGATGGCCGTTACCCGTGGCCGGGGTGCGCGGCATAGCTCCGTGCGGTTTGTGACGGGCGCACTTGACCGTTTCACTGACCGCGCTTCCTTTCTGGACGCCGCCAGCAAGGTAGCCTCTCCGATCCTCATGATTTTCGGAGCGGAGACACCACGGAAATCCCGCTCGGAAATGGAAGTCTTGGCCGAGCTACCGAACGTTCGAGCGGAGCGGTTGCAATTCGGCAAGCTATCTGTTCATGAAGAATTTCCAGACAGCGTGGCATCTGTCATTGCACGGTTTCTCGCCCCCGCGCCATCGGTTTGA
- a CDS encoding amino acid ABC transporter permease, which yields MDLSIMIPELLSALPLTLAITFTAMIAGFVLALIATTFRVRRTPVVSQFADLYVSYARSVPVVLQLFVAFYGLPLVVDLFDVEDFVSPNVAAMVGLSLYHGGYLSEVLRPAYLAVERGQHDAADSLGYTFRQKILRVVGPQAVHIALPGYGNAIIYLIHNVALVMYIGAADVMATAHLVMERDYNQYQFETYLVLAVIYSLLCLVAWLVVRFFEMRNSKFAPAATPAKVTMMASV from the coding sequence GTGGACTTATCCATAATGATCCCAGAGCTGCTATCGGCGCTGCCGCTGACGCTTGCGATCACGTTCACGGCCATGATCGCCGGCTTCGTGCTGGCCTTGATTGCAACGACGTTCCGGGTGCGCAGGACGCCCGTGGTCAGCCAATTTGCCGACCTTTACGTGTCCTATGCCCGCAGCGTCCCCGTCGTGCTCCAGTTGTTCGTCGCCTTTTACGGGCTTCCGTTGGTGGTTGACCTGTTCGATGTCGAGGACTTCGTGTCCCCTAACGTGGCGGCGATGGTCGGCCTCAGCCTCTACCATGGAGGATATCTCTCCGAGGTTCTACGGCCAGCCTATCTCGCCGTAGAACGAGGTCAGCACGACGCCGCGGACAGTCTCGGATACACGTTCCGTCAAAAGATCCTTCGCGTCGTCGGGCCGCAGGCCGTGCATATCGCCCTGCCCGGCTACGGCAACGCGATCATCTACCTGATCCACAACGTCGCGCTCGTCATGTACATCGGGGCCGCGGACGTGATGGCGACCGCTCATCTCGTCATGGAGCGGGACTACAACCAGTACCAGTTTGAGACCTATCTCGTACTGGCGGTGATCTATTCGCTGCTGTGCCTCGTGGCATGGCTCGTCGTCCGCTTCTTCGAAATGCGGAACTCGAAGTTCGCGCCAGCGGCCACGCCGGCCAAGGTTACCATGATGGCAAGCGTCTGA